A single Rattus norvegicus strain BN/NHsdMcwi chromosome 5, GRCr8, whole genome shotgun sequence DNA region contains:
- the Slc1a7 gene encoding excitatory amino acid transporter 5 isoform X2 produces MFPANLVEATFKQYRTKTTPVIKSPKGAAEEAPPRGIVIYGVQEDNGSRVQNFALDLTPPPEIVYKSEPGTSDGMNVLGIVIFSATMGIMLGRMGDSGTPLVSFCQCLNESVMKIVAVAGWYFPFGIVFLIAGKILEMDDPKAVGKKLGFYAVTVVCGLVVHGLLILPLLYFLITRKNPIVFIRGVLQALLIALATSSSSATLPITFKCLLENNHIDRRIARFVLPVGATINMDGTALYEAVAAIFIAQVNNYELDFGQIITISITATAASIGAAGIPQAGLVTMVIVLTSVGLPTDDINLIIAVDWALDRFRTMINVLGDALAAGIMAHICRKDFAQDMGTEKLLPCETKPVTLQEIVAAQQNGCVKSVAEASELTLGPKCPHHIPVQVEQDEELATASLDHCTIEINELETNV; encoded by the exons ATGTTTCCAGCCAACCTGGTAGAAGCCACATTCAAACAG TACCGCACCAAAACCACCCCAGTTATCAAGTCTCCCAAAGGGGCTGCGGAGGAGGCCCCTCCCCGGGGGATCGTCATCTACGGGGTCCAGGAAGACAACGGCTCACGTGTGCAGAACTTTGCCCTGGACCTGACGCCCCCGCCTGAGATTGTCTATAAGTCAGAGCCTGGTACGAGTGACGGCATGAACGTGCTAGGCATCGTCATCTTCTCGGCCACTATGG GCATCATGCTGGGCCGCATGGGTGACAGCGGGACCCCCCTGGTCAGCTTCTGTCAGTGCCTTAATGAGTCCGTCATGAAGATCGTGGCAGTGGCAGGGTG GTACTTCCCCTTCGGCATTGTCTTCCTGATCGCTGGCAAGATCCTGGAGATGGATGACCCCAAGGCTGTGGGGAAGAAGCTGGGCTTCTATGCCGTGACCGTGGTTTGTGGGCTGGTGGTCCACGGTCTCCTAATCCTGCCCCTGCTGTATTTCCTCATCACCAGGAAGAACCCCATCGTCTTCATCCGTGGCGTCCTCCAAGCTCTGCTCATTGCACTGGCCACCTCCTCCAG CTCAGCCACCCTGCCCATCACCTTCAAGTGTCTGCTGGAGAACAACCACATCGACCGACGCATCGCTCGCTTTGTGCTGCCCGTGGGCGCCACCATCAACATGGACGGCACTGCGCTCTACGAGGCTGTGGCTGCCATCTTTATTGCCCAGGTCAACAACTACGAGCTAGACTTTGGCCAGATCATCACTATCAG CATTACAGCCACTGCAGCCAGCATTGGGGCGGCTGGCATCCCGCAGGCAGGGCTCGTCACCATGGTCATTGTGCTCACCTCTGTGGGACTGCCGACCGATGACATCAACCTCATCATCGCTGTAGACTGGGCACT GGATCGCTTCCGAACCATGATTAACGTGCTGGGCGATGCGCTGGCAGCAGGGATCATGGCCCACATCTGCCGGAAGGATTTTGCTCAGGACATGGGCACTGAG AAATTGCTGCCCTGTGAAACCAAGCCAGTGACACTGCAGGAGATCGTGGCTGCCCAGCAGAACGGCTGTGTGAAGAGTGTGGCTGAGGCCTCAGAGCTAACCCTGGGC